From one Coxiella-like endosymbiont genomic stretch:
- the rplI gene encoding 50S ribosomal protein L9: MRVILQEKVANLGNIGDQILVKPGYARNFLLPYGKAVPATAKHIAEFAKQRAKLEKLAEEQLEKAKVRAKKLEGKTFHISAKTSDEGKLFGSVGSREIAEIISSEGVVVEKREVTLPEGPIRQIGEYEIPVHLHTDVAITVKIEVLSE, translated from the coding sequence ATGAGAGTTATTTTGCAGGAAAAAGTGGCCAATTTGGGCAACATTGGGGATCAAATACTCGTAAAGCCTGGTTATGCTCGTAATTTTTTGTTGCCGTATGGAAAGGCTGTTCCTGCCACAGCAAAACATATTGCAGAATTTGCAAAACAGCGTGCAAAATTAGAGAAGTTAGCAGAAGAACAATTAGAGAAAGCAAAGGTACGGGCGAAAAAATTGGAAGGAAAAACCTTTCATATCTCAGCAAAGACAAGTGATGAGGGTAAGCTCTTTGGGTCGGTGGGATCCCGTGAAATTGCTGAAATAATTTCCAGTGAGGGTGTCGTTGTCGAAAAACGCGAAGTAACCTTACCTGAAGGTCCTATTCGACAAATTGGTGAATATGAAATTCCGGTTCATCTTCATACCGACGTTGCTATTACGGTAAAAATTGAAGTACTTTCTGAATAA
- the rpsR gene encoding 30S ribosomal protein S18, whose protein sequence is MSFRRKKFCAFKAKNIQEIDYKDIDTLKDYIMESGRMVPSRITGTSAKYQRQLSRAIKLARYLALLPYCDTHR, encoded by the coding sequence ATGTCATTTCGTCGCAAAAAATTCTGTGCTTTTAAAGCAAAAAACATTCAAGAAATCGATTACAAAGATATTGACACATTAAAAGATTACATTATGGAATCCGGTCGGATGGTTCCGAGTCGGATTACCGGAACAAGCGCTAAATATCAGCGCCAATTATCTCGTGCTATTAAGCTGGCTCGTTATTTGGCTTTGTTGCCATATTGCGATACGCATCGATAA
- the alr gene encoding alanine racemase, with translation MNRAVATIDLQALKHNFSRIKEIAPQSFVLAMIKSNGYGHGLVRLAKTLPLANAFGVACIDEALILRENGIATPIVVMRGFIDEKELKEFIHYNLVAVIYHSHQLNLLEKNKISSPLQVWLKIDTGMHRLGFSLQKVASAYDRLSACPSVQKPIGLMTHLADADNKDRSFTEWQINQFREIVKDRDVPKSVVNSAGVLSYSTAFLDWIRPGIMLYGVSPFSWEIGVKRNLKPVMTLSARIIAIKNCRPGEVVGYGCIWRSSKNTSIGIVGIGYGDGYPRHAPCGTPTLLHGKICPLIGRVSMDMIAIDLHRESAVKIGDEVILWGNGLPVEQIAEQAGTISYELLCKITQRVQFREK, from the coding sequence GTGAATCGAGCAGTTGCTACTATCGATTTACAAGCGCTCAAACATAATTTTTCTCGGATAAAAGAAATTGCTCCCCAATCTTTTGTTTTAGCTATGATTAAAAGCAATGGTTATGGCCACGGATTGGTGCGGCTTGCTAAAACACTTCCCCTGGCAAATGCATTTGGTGTGGCGTGTATTGATGAGGCGTTAATTTTACGGGAAAACGGGATCGCAACGCCAATTGTGGTTATGCGCGGCTTTATTGATGAAAAAGAGTTAAAAGAATTTATTCACTATAATTTAGTAGCAGTAATTTACCACTCTCATCAATTGAATCTTTTAGAAAAAAATAAAATTTCTTCCCCTTTACAAGTTTGGTTGAAGATCGATACGGGAATGCATCGATTAGGTTTTTCCCTACAAAAGGTAGCTTCTGCTTATGACCGTTTGTCTGCTTGTCCGTCGGTACAAAAACCAATTGGCTTAATGACCCATTTAGCTGACGCTGATAATAAAGATCGGTCGTTTACCGAATGGCAAATTAATCAATTTAGAGAAATTGTTAAAGATAGAGACGTCCCTAAAAGTGTTGTAAATTCAGCAGGCGTATTAAGCTATTCCACTGCTTTTTTAGATTGGATCCGCCCTGGCATTATGTTGTATGGCGTGTCGCCTTTTTCTTGGGAGATCGGCGTGAAACGAAATTTAAAACCAGTAATGACTTTATCTGCGAGGATAATAGCAATTAAAAATTGTCGTCCAGGAGAAGTTGTGGGTTATGGGTGTATATGGCGTTCCTCCAAAAATACATCTATTGGTATTGTTGGTATTGGCTATGGTGACGGATACCCACGCCATGCTCCCTGTGGAACACCAACATTATTGCATGGAAAAATATGTCCGTTAATTGGTCGAGTATCTATGGACATGATCGCCATTGATTTACACCGCGAGTCAGCGGTTAAAATTGGTGATGAGGTAATTTTGTGGGGGAATGGATTGCCTGTCGAACAAATAGCTGAACAGGCTGGTACTATTAGCTACGAATTATTGTGCAAAATAACTCAACGCGTTCAATTTAGAGAAAAATAA